Proteins encoded within one genomic window of Bacillus thuringiensis:
- a CDS encoding DUF3929 family protein codes for MIYHLENGKTIKDVKEFCYRDQGKVLERVAHRVMDNREVTAIDKQGTIISIACEDIVKVELDYITES; via the coding sequence ATGATATACCATTTAGAAAACGGAAAAACGATTAAAGATGTAAAAGAATTTTGTTACCGAGACCAAGGAAAAGTGCTAGAAAGAGTAGCCCATCGTGTAATGGATAATAGAGAAGTGACGGCAATTGATAAGCAAGGAACGATCATTTCAATAGCGTGTGAGGACATTGTAAAGGTGGAACTTGATTACATAACAGAAAGTTAA
- the gcvPA gene encoding aminomethyl-transferring glycine dehydrogenase subunit 1: MLHRYLPMTEEDKKEMLQTIGVQTIDELFSDIPESVRFKGDLKIKEAKSEPELLKELSQMASKNANLKEYASFLGAGVYDHYAPVIVDHVISRSEFYTAYTPYQPEISQGELQAIFEFQTMICELTGMDVANSSMYDGGTALAEAAMLAAGHTRKKKILVSSAVHPESRAVLETYAKGQHLEVVEINHKDGVTDLDVLQSEVDDTVACVIVQYPNFFGQVEKLADIEKIVHQQKSLFIVSSNPLSLGALTPPGKFGADVVIGDAQPFGIPTQFGGPHCGYFATTKAFMRKIPGRLVGQTVDSDGKRGFVLTLQAREQHIRRDKATSNICSNQALNALAASVAMTALGKQGVKEMARQNISKAQYAKRQFEAKGFTVTFAGPFFNEFVVDCKRPVKEVNDALLQKNIIGGYDLGRDYKEFDNHMLLAVTELRTKEEIDTLVNEMGAIQ, encoded by the coding sequence ATGTTGCATCGTTATCTTCCAATGACAGAAGAAGACAAAAAAGAAATGTTACAAACGATCGGCGTTCAAACGATCGATGAGTTATTCTCTGATATTCCAGAGAGTGTTCGTTTTAAAGGGGATTTAAAAATTAAAGAAGCAAAATCGGAGCCAGAGCTTTTAAAAGAGCTATCTCAAATGGCTAGTAAAAATGCTAACTTAAAAGAATACGCTTCTTTCTTAGGGGCAGGCGTATACGATCATTACGCTCCAGTAATTGTAGATCATGTTATCTCTCGCTCAGAATTTTATACAGCTTACACGCCATACCAACCAGAAATTTCACAAGGGGAATTACAAGCAATCTTTGAATTCCAAACAATGATTTGTGAGTTAACAGGAATGGATGTAGCAAACTCTTCTATGTACGACGGTGGTACAGCTTTAGCTGAAGCGGCAATGCTAGCGGCTGGCCATACTCGCAAAAAGAAAATTCTTGTATCTAGTGCAGTGCACCCGGAATCAAGAGCAGTACTTGAAACGTATGCAAAAGGTCAACATCTTGAAGTTGTTGAAATTAATCATAAAGATGGTGTAACAGATTTAGACGTATTACAAAGTGAAGTAGATGATACAGTTGCTTGTGTAATCGTTCAATATCCAAACTTCTTCGGACAAGTTGAAAAATTAGCTGATATTGAAAAAATCGTTCATCAACAAAAATCATTATTTATCGTTTCTTCAAATCCATTATCATTAGGCGCATTAACACCACCAGGAAAATTTGGTGCTGATGTTGTAATCGGTGATGCACAACCATTTGGTATCCCAACGCAGTTTGGTGGACCACACTGTGGTTACTTTGCAACAACGAAAGCATTTATGCGTAAAATTCCAGGACGTCTTGTTGGACAAACTGTAGATTCAGATGGTAAACGTGGGTTTGTATTAACGTTACAAGCACGTGAACAGCATATTCGTCGTGATAAAGCGACATCTAATATTTGTTCAAACCAAGCGTTAAATGCATTAGCAGCTTCTGTTGCAATGACAGCACTTGGAAAACAAGGTGTGAAAGAAATGGCACGTCAAAACATTTCTAAAGCACAATACGCAAAACGTCAATTCGAAGCGAAAGGCTTCACAGTAACATTTGCTGGACCATTCTTCAATGAGTTCGTTGTAGATTGCAAACGTCCAGTAAAAGAAGTAAACGACGCATTACTACAAAAGAATATTATTGGTGGTTACGATCTAGGTCGTGACTATAAAGAATTTGATAATCATATGCTTTTAGCAGTAACTGAGCTTCGTACAAAAGAGGAAATTGACACACTTGTAAATGAAATGGGGGCTATCCAATGA
- a CDS encoding DEAD/DEAH box helicase, translating to MNVDISVDRTWQNNFLNRIDEDGPWTNWDLYHLAYETEKSLLVPTFDGLQAPKHLSHFTPLPHQLEVAQNVIEQMNGKAILADEVGLGKTIEAGLILKEYMVRGLVKKVLILVPASLVSQWAYELNTKFFIPAVAQKKSYSWEQADVIVSSIDTAKRSPHRDIVLNLEYDLIIIDEAHKLKNNKTKNYEFAQRLKKKFCLLLTATPVQNKIDEIFNLVSLLKPGHLGNQSNFEEYYASKNRSAESDEDLKALINKVMVRNRRHNTGIDWPKRHVRTIFVEFNEEEQALYNDIENWRGQDAFTSAFSSLTLKREACSSREAVYYSLKKHVEKRQKENEHYIKDPHIDVLMDKINHIPFNSKANKALELIKEIDDKVVIFTEYRASQMYLQWFLQQHGISSVPFRGGFKRGKKDWMKELFQNHAQVLIATEAGGEGINLQFCSHMINYDLPWNPMRLEQRIGRIHRLGQKNDVHIYNLATKHTVEEHILKLLYEKINLFERVIGELDEILTRINMKNIDAHIQEIFAQSKSEGEIRIKMENLTSIIDFAKRNEAEVQGYAAT from the coding sequence ATGAATGTCGATATTTCCGTAGATCGGACGTGGCAAAACAATTTTTTAAATAGAATTGACGAAGATGGCCCTTGGACAAACTGGGATTTATATCATTTAGCTTATGAAACAGAAAAATCGTTACTTGTTCCTACTTTCGATGGACTACAAGCACCGAAACATTTATCCCATTTCACACCGCTTCCTCATCAATTAGAAGTCGCTCAAAATGTTATTGAACAAATGAATGGTAAAGCGATTCTAGCAGATGAAGTAGGGCTTGGAAAAACGATTGAAGCTGGACTTATTTTAAAAGAATATATGGTCCGCGGACTTGTGAAAAAAGTACTTATACTCGTCCCAGCCTCTCTCGTGTCACAGTGGGCATATGAACTAAATACAAAGTTTTTCATTCCAGCTGTAGCCCAAAAGAAAAGCTACTCGTGGGAACAAGCCGATGTGATTGTATCATCAATTGATACTGCGAAACGTTCACCACATCGTGATATCGTTTTGAACTTAGAATATGATCTTATTATTATCGATGAAGCACATAAACTTAAAAATAATAAAACAAAAAACTATGAATTTGCACAACGATTAAAAAAGAAATTTTGTTTATTATTAACTGCTACTCCTGTTCAAAATAAGATTGATGAAATTTTCAACCTCGTTTCTTTATTAAAGCCAGGACATTTAGGCAATCAGTCCAACTTTGAAGAATATTACGCTTCAAAAAATCGTTCAGCCGAATCAGATGAAGATTTAAAAGCTCTTATTAACAAAGTGATGGTCCGAAATCGACGTCATAATACTGGAATTGATTGGCCAAAAAGACATGTACGCACAATTTTTGTTGAGTTTAATGAAGAAGAGCAAGCTTTGTATAACGATATTGAAAATTGGCGAGGACAAGATGCCTTCACATCCGCTTTCTCATCATTAACTTTAAAACGGGAAGCATGTAGTAGTCGTGAGGCTGTTTACTATTCATTAAAAAAACATGTAGAAAAACGACAGAAGGAAAATGAACATTACATAAAGGATCCGCATATTGATGTGCTAATGGACAAAATTAATCATATTCCGTTTAACTCAAAAGCAAATAAAGCGCTAGAGCTTATAAAAGAAATTGACGATAAAGTCGTTATCTTCACGGAATATAGAGCGTCACAAATGTACTTACAATGGTTTTTACAACAACACGGTATTTCTTCCGTCCCATTCCGCGGCGGATTTAAACGGGGGAAGAAGGATTGGATGAAGGAACTTTTCCAAAATCATGCGCAAGTGCTAATCGCAACGGAAGCTGGTGGTGAAGGAATTAACTTACAATTTTGTAGCCATATGATCAATTACGATTTACCATGGAACCCAATGCGCCTTGAACAAAGAATTGGACGTATTCACCGTCTTGGTCAAAAGAATGATGTTCATATTTATAACTTAGCTACAAAACACACTGTTGAAGAACATATTTTGAAACTGCTATATGAAAAAATCAATTTATTTGAGCGTGTGATCGGGGAACTTGATGAAATTTTAACGAGAATTAATATGAAGAACATCGATGCACACATTCAAGAAATATTTGCGCAATCAAAAAGCGAAGGAGAAATCCGAATTAAGATGGAAAACTTAACATCTATTATCGACTTTGCGAAACGAAATGAAGCTGAGGTGCAAGGCTATGCAGCAACATGA
- a CDS encoding prolyl hydroxylase family protein translates to MTNNNQIGENKEQTIFDHKGNAIMTEDREIQIISKFEEPLIVVLGNVLSDEECDELIELSKNKLARSKVGSSRDVNDIRTSKGAFLDDNELTEKIEKRIASIMNVPASHGEGLHILNYEVDQQYKAHYDYFAEHSRSAANNRISTLVMYLNDVEEGGETFFPKLNLSVNPRKGMAVYFEYFYQDQSLNELTLHGGAPVTKGEKWIATQWVRRGTYK, encoded by the coding sequence ATGACAAATAACAATCAAATAGGTGAAAATAAGGAACAAACTATTTTTGATCATAAAGGAAATGCAATTATGACAGAAGATAGGGAAATACAAATTATTTCAAAATTCGAAGAACCCCTTATTGTCGTGTTAGGAAATGTATTAAGTGATGAAGAGTGCGATGAATTAATCGAATTGTCTAAAAATAAATTAGCACGCTCAAAAGTTGGTTCATCACGTGATGTAAATGATATTCGAACGAGTAAGGGTGCATTTTTAGACGATAATGAACTTACTGAGAAGATTGAAAAACGAATTGCATCTATCATGAATGTTCCTGCGTCGCATGGAGAAGGATTACACATTTTAAATTATGAAGTGGATCAACAATATAAAGCGCACTATGATTATTTTGCGGAACATAGTAGATCAGCTGCTAATAATCGTATTAGTACGCTTGTCATGTACTTAAATGATGTAGAAGAAGGGGGAGAAACATTCTTTCCGAAATTAAATCTTTCTGTGAACCCTAGAAAGGGAATGGCAGTATACTTTGAGTATTTCTATCAAGATCAATCACTAAATGAGCTTACGTTACACGGAGGGGCACCTGTAACGAAAGGTGAGAAATGGATTGCAACGCAGTGGGTGAGAAGAGGTACTTATAAGTAA
- the gcvPB gene encoding aminomethyl-transferring glycine dehydrogenase subunit 2, with the protein MKNQDQALIFEVTKEGRVGYSLPKLDVEEVKLEDVFESDYIRVEDAELPEVSELDIMRHYTALSNRNHGVDSGFYPLGSCTMKYNPKINESVARFAGFANIHPLQDEKTVQGAMELMYDLQEHLIEITGMDTVTLQPAAGAHGEWTGLMLIRAYHEANGDFNRTKVIVPDSAHGTNPASATVAGFETITVKSNENGLVDLEDLKRVVNEETAALMLTNPNTLGLFEENILEMAEIVHNAGGKLYYDGANLNAVLSQARPGDMGFDVVHLNLHKTFTGPHGGGGPGSGPVGVKADLIPYLPKPILEKTENGYHFNYDRPEAIGRVKPFYGNFGINVRAYTYIRSMGPDGLRAVTEYAVLNANYMMRRLAPFYDLPFDRHCKHEFVLSGRRQKKLGVRTLDIAKRLLDFGYHPPTIYFPLNVEECIMIEPTETESKETLDGFIDKMIQIAKEVEENPEVVQEAPHTTVIKRLDETLAARKPVLRYEKLAPVQV; encoded by the coding sequence ATGAAGAACCAAGACCAAGCACTTATTTTTGAAGTGACGAAAGAAGGCCGCGTAGGATATAGCTTACCCAAATTAGATGTAGAAGAAGTGAAACTAGAAGATGTGTTTGAGAGCGATTATATTCGAGTAGAAGATGCAGAGCTACCAGAAGTATCTGAACTTGATATTATGCGCCACTATACAGCACTTTCAAACCGTAATCACGGCGTTGATTCTGGATTCTATCCACTTGGATCTTGTACGATGAAATATAATCCGAAAATTAATGAGAGTGTAGCTCGTTTCGCAGGATTTGCAAATATTCATCCACTTCAAGATGAAAAGACAGTACAAGGTGCAATGGAATTAATGTACGACTTACAAGAGCATTTAATCGAAATTACAGGTATGGATACTGTTACTTTACAACCAGCAGCTGGTGCACACGGAGAATGGACAGGCTTAATGTTAATTCGTGCATACCATGAAGCAAATGGTGACTTTAACCGTACGAAAGTAATTGTGCCTGACTCTGCGCACGGAACGAATCCAGCATCTGCAACTGTAGCTGGTTTTGAAACAATTACAGTAAAATCAAATGAAAATGGTCTTGTTGACTTAGAAGATTTAAAACGTGTTGTAAACGAAGAAACAGCAGCACTTATGTTAACAAATCCTAATACATTAGGTCTATTCGAAGAAAATATTTTAGAAATGGCAGAAATCGTCCATAACGCAGGCGGTAAATTATACTATGATGGTGCAAACTTAAATGCAGTATTAAGCCAAGCGCGCCCAGGAGATATGGGATTTGACGTTGTGCATTTAAACCTTCATAAAACATTTACAGGTCCTCACGGCGGCGGTGGTCCAGGTTCTGGTCCAGTAGGTGTGAAAGCTGATTTAATTCCGTACTTACCAAAACCAATTTTAGAGAAAACGGAAAATGGCTATCACTTTAACTATGATCGTCCAGAAGCAATTGGGCGCGTAAAACCATTCTATGGTAACTTCGGAATTAACGTTCGTGCATACACATATATTCGTTCTATGGGTCCAGATGGACTACGTGCAGTAACGGAGTATGCGGTATTAAATGCGAACTATATGATGAGAAGATTAGCACCATTCTATGATCTTCCATTCGATAGACATTGTAAGCATGAGTTTGTATTATCAGGTCGTCGTCAAAAGAAACTTGGTGTACGTACATTAGATATCGCAAAACGCCTGCTTGATTTCGGTTACCATCCACCAACAATTTACTTCCCATTAAATGTGGAAGAATGTATTATGATTGAGCCGACAGAAACAGAATCAAAAGAAACATTAGACGGTTTCATTGATAAGATGATTCAAATCGCTAAAGAAGTAGAAGAAAATCCAGAAGTTGTACAAGAAGCGCCGCATACAACGGTAATTAAACGTTTGGATGAAACATTGGCTGCTCGTAAACCAGTTTTACGTTATGAAAAGCTAGCTCCTGTACAAGTTTGA
- the gcvT gene encoding glycine cleavage system aminomethyltransferase GcvT produces the protein MITLQRTPLFDVYAKYGGKTIDFGGWELPVQFSSIKEEHEAVRTAAGLFDVSHMGEVEVKGVDSLAFLQRVVTNDVSTLKVGGAQYTAMCYENGGTVDDLLIYKRGEEDYLLVINASNIEKDYEWLASHVIGDTTVVNVSSEVAQLAIQGPKAEGILQKVVSEDLKEIKFFKFKNDILVDGIPALVSRTGYTGEDGFEIYCKSEDAAKLWEKLLEVGAEDGLKACGLGARDTLRFEATLPLYGQELSKDITPIEAGIGFAVKPNKEADFFGKETLKEQKENGAPRKLVGIEVIERGIPRTHYPVFIGEEKIGEVTSGTQSPTLKKSIGLALIDVKYAAVDTEVEIEIRNKRVKAVVVPTPFYKRSK, from the coding sequence ATGATTACATTACAACGTACACCGTTATTTGATGTATACGCGAAGTATGGTGGGAAAACAATCGACTTCGGTGGTTGGGAGTTACCAGTTCAATTTTCAAGCATTAAAGAAGAACATGAAGCTGTACGTACAGCGGCAGGTTTGTTCGATGTGTCTCATATGGGAGAAGTTGAGGTAAAAGGTGTAGATAGTTTAGCATTTTTACAACGTGTTGTTACAAATGACGTATCTACCTTAAAGGTAGGAGGCGCACAATATACAGCTATGTGCTACGAAAATGGTGGTACAGTAGATGATTTATTAATCTACAAACGTGGTGAAGAAGACTATTTATTAGTAATCAATGCATCAAATATCGAGAAAGATTACGAATGGTTAGCTAGCCATGTAATTGGCGATACGACAGTAGTCAATGTTTCTAGTGAAGTTGCACAGCTTGCAATTCAAGGTCCAAAAGCAGAAGGCATTTTACAAAAAGTTGTGTCAGAAGATTTGAAAGAAATTAAGTTCTTTAAATTTAAAAACGATATTCTTGTAGATGGAATTCCTGCACTTGTATCTCGTACAGGTTACACAGGTGAAGATGGATTCGAGATTTACTGTAAGAGTGAAGACGCTGCGAAACTTTGGGAGAAATTGCTTGAAGTGGGAGCAGAAGATGGCTTAAAAGCATGTGGTTTAGGTGCTCGTGATACACTTCGCTTTGAAGCAACGTTACCACTTTATGGACAAGAACTATCAAAAGATATTACACCGATTGAAGCTGGAATTGGCTTTGCGGTAAAACCAAATAAAGAAGCAGACTTCTTTGGAAAAGAAACGTTAAAAGAGCAAAAAGAAAACGGTGCGCCTCGTAAATTAGTCGGCATCGAAGTAATTGAACGTGGAATTCCTCGTACACATTACCCTGTATTTATTGGCGAAGAAAAAATCGGGGAAGTAACGAGTGGTACACAATCTCCAACGTTAAAGAAAAGCATTGGTTTAGCACTAATTGATGTAAAATACGCAGCAGTTGATACAGAAGTAGAAATTGAAATTCGTAATAAACGCGTCAAAGCAGTAGTTGTTCCAACACCATTTTATAAACGTTCAAAGTAA
- a CDS encoding YqhG family protein, with product MQQHEIHNYLYNFFEANNCEILERSPHLLDVQLTIEMDKLLMNRPFYWHYLEKTGGVPNPMRLTLITNPENEENDGELIHYGSPRLHQIFQTTKELGSYIRLYEDVRHSGATHTPLHPWLGVNIKVSYQCDRKKDILHSIGIHLISGTMMANFHETLAKIKLTPKIPDFCFTLSPIIKPQSGLQRIEDALKNIIAEDDHTWAKEARVRWNHDLDLLNRFYEESDELPESYEIEKQALQEQYEPRITVQIINGGLFYVTANHFLS from the coding sequence ATGCAGCAACATGAAATTCATAATTACTTATACAATTTTTTTGAGGCGAATAACTGTGAAATTTTAGAACGTTCCCCTCATCTATTGGATGTGCAGTTAACAATTGAGATGGATAAATTATTAATGAACCGTCCTTTTTATTGGCACTATCTTGAGAAAACAGGAGGCGTACCGAATCCGATGCGCCTTACTCTCATTACAAATCCAGAAAATGAAGAAAACGATGGCGAGCTTATTCACTACGGTTCACCACGTCTTCATCAAATTTTCCAAACGACAAAAGAATTAGGATCTTACATACGTTTATATGAGGACGTACGGCATAGCGGGGCGACACATACACCGCTCCATCCGTGGCTCGGTGTAAATATTAAAGTTTCCTATCAATGTGATCGAAAAAAAGACATCCTTCACTCCATTGGGATTCATCTCATTTCCGGTACAATGATGGCAAACTTTCATGAAACATTAGCTAAAATTAAACTTACACCGAAAATACCTGATTTTTGTTTTACGCTCTCGCCTATCATTAAACCGCAAAGCGGTTTACAACGTATAGAGGACGCTTTAAAGAATATAATTGCGGAAGATGACCATACGTGGGCGAAAGAAGCAAGAGTGCGCTGGAATCACGATTTAGATCTTTTAAATCGTTTTTATGAAGAAAGTGATGAACTTCCTGAAAGCTATGAAATTGAAAAACAAGCCTTGCAAGAACAGTATGAACCCCGTATTACAGTGCAAATTATTAACGGTGGACTTTTTTATGTTACCGCTAATCATTTTCTATCTTAA
- the comGE gene encoding competence type IV pilus minor pilin ComGE yields MAEMLVALSILMMAVSLLLPQTVLIMQERKNIQIRYKAFVLLKREAALYMYENEAKQQKEKVIDGNVYYTYWGGNEVCAMWRDVKGRMMEQCFYAGEKIN; encoded by the coding sequence ATGGCTGAAATGCTTGTAGCATTAAGCATCTTAATGATGGCGGTATCTTTACTACTTCCGCAAACAGTATTGATTATGCAAGAACGAAAAAACATACAAATTCGTTATAAAGCATTTGTATTATTAAAAAGAGAAGCGGCTTTATATATGTATGAGAATGAGGCAAAGCAGCAGAAAGAAAAAGTCATAGACGGAAATGTATATTACACATATTGGGGAGGAAATGAAGTTTGTGCTATGTGGAGAGATGTGAAAGGAAGAATGATGGAACAATGTTTTTATGCAGGAGAAAAAATAAATTAG
- a CDS encoding YqzE family protein — protein MSTNDYVRFVTQQFVSYMDAPKEDRKQKKEQRRAEKEPFMNKWFGVMPLSAALFYRNVKDKRKKSS, from the coding sequence ATGTCTACTAATGATTATGTTCGCTTTGTGACACAGCAATTTGTGTCGTATATGGATGCTCCAAAAGAAGATCGTAAACAAAAGAAAGAACAACGCCGTGCTGAAAAAGAGCCATTTATGAATAAATGGTTTGGTGTTATGCCGCTGAGTGCTGCTTTGTTTTATCGAAATGTAAAAGATAAAAGAAAAAAATCAAGTTAA
- the comGF gene encoding competence type IV pilus minor pilin ComGF, which translates to MFLCRRKNKLEAGFTLIEMIVCFFLLSLFFLLLPRLNLIGIENKLSKGLNNWEWDVFVGQVQLEFREVSFVEKIVPENKDSMLRFRLRTGDEVTYEKLNNHLVRKVNMRGREVILQNVEMVSYEVTPHLLFINVKDRSGKIYEGVAVRYSEMEINT; encoded by the coding sequence ATGTTTTTATGCAGGAGAAAAAATAAATTAGAAGCTGGGTTTACATTAATAGAAATGATCGTATGTTTTTTTCTGTTGTCACTGTTCTTTTTGCTCTTGCCACGTTTAAATCTTATCGGAATAGAAAACAAACTGTCGAAAGGATTAAATAATTGGGAATGGGATGTATTTGTAGGACAAGTACAGTTAGAGTTTCGTGAAGTATCATTTGTAGAAAAAATAGTTCCTGAGAATAAAGATAGTATGTTGCGCTTCCGTCTTCGCACTGGAGATGAAGTGACGTATGAAAAATTGAATAATCATCTTGTAAGAAAAGTGAATATGCGCGGAAGAGAAGTTATATTACAAAATGTTGAAATGGTTTCGTATGAAGTAACACCTCATTTGCTTTTTATAAATGTGAAAGATAGGAGTGGAAAAATATATGAAGGTGTAGCTGTAAGATATAGCGAAATGGAAATAAATACATGA
- a CDS encoding shikimate kinase has product MKSIYITGYMGAGKTTIGKALSKELHMDVVDTDQKIEEKQEKAIRDIFAAEGEMTFREYESEMLRSLPVHNVIVTTGGGIIEREENRKWMKENGTVVYLYCDPHVIAERLREDTTRPLFQKKDIEAFVMKFESRRAYYEEAHIHIDTTNKSVKQIMNELKEKING; this is encoded by the coding sequence ATGAAATCTATATACATAACCGGTTATATGGGAGCTGGGAAAACAACAATTGGAAAAGCATTAAGTAAAGAACTTCATATGGATGTTGTAGATACCGATCAAAAAATTGAAGAGAAGCAAGAGAAGGCAATTCGTGATATTTTTGCCGCAGAAGGCGAAATGACTTTTCGGGAATATGAAAGTGAAATGTTACGTTCATTACCTGTTCATAATGTAATTGTTACAACTGGTGGTGGAATCATTGAACGAGAGGAAAACCGAAAGTGGATGAAGGAAAATGGAACTGTCGTGTATTTATATTGTGATCCACATGTAATTGCAGAAAGACTTCGTGAAGATACGACGCGTCCACTATTTCAGAAGAAAGATATAGAGGCATTTGTGATGAAATTTGAATCGCGCCGAGCTTATTATGAAGAGGCTCATATTCATATCGATACGACGAATAAGTCTGTAAAGCAAATTATGAATGAATTAAAGGAAAAGATTAATGGATAA
- the comGG gene encoding competence type IV pilus minor pilin ComGG — protein sequence MRKQAGFTMPGTIIFLVLLTSFFVYETNMVLIDKNFYTEIEQKFVLEELLNRSITNIKKDLQQKEKEDTFFFHYEKGEASGNYVFENDVILVSLQCKIKQEVFYKVSFRYRKKDEKIFDWIEG from the coding sequence ATGAGAAAACAAGCTGGATTTACGATGCCAGGAACAATCATTTTTCTAGTATTATTAACTTCGTTCTTTGTATACGAAACGAATATGGTGCTTATAGATAAAAATTTTTATACTGAAATAGAGCAAAAATTTGTACTGGAGGAACTACTAAATCGATCTATTACAAATATAAAAAAAGACTTACAGCAAAAAGAAAAGGAAGATACTTTTTTCTTTCATTATGAAAAGGGCGAAGCAAGTGGGAATTATGTTTTTGAAAACGACGTTATTCTCGTTTCATTGCAGTGCAAAATAAAACAAGAAGTTTTCTATAAAGTAAGCTTTCGGTATAGAAAAAAGGATGAGAAAATATTCGATTGGATAGAAGGATAG
- the comGD gene encoding comG operon protein ComGD: protein MKQKGFTLLEMLLVLFAISVLSMVTYYNVHSLYEKQKIEQFLRQFSNDILYMQQLAINRQKHYTLRWHKDRHMYYIGESSTNLSIIKREYDSDIQIDLNTFPNPMTYNPSGNINRGGTILLSYRSYKYDIVFQLGRGRFTYREMSKRVSDG, encoded by the coding sequence GTGAAACAAAAGGGTTTTACTCTTTTAGAAATGCTACTCGTTCTATTTGCAATCTCTGTATTAAGTATGGTCACGTATTATAACGTACATTCATTATATGAAAAACAAAAAATCGAACAATTTTTGAGACAGTTTTCAAATGATATTTTGTATATGCAACAATTAGCGATAAACCGTCAAAAACACTATACATTACGATGGCATAAAGATAGACATATGTATTATATAGGAGAGTCGAGTACGAATCTTTCTATCATTAAAAGAGAATATGATAGTGATATACAAATTGATTTGAATACTTTTCCAAATCCGATGACATATAATCCAAGTGGAAATATTAACAGAGGTGGCACGATTCTACTTTCGTATCGAAGTTATAAATATGATATTGTATTTCAGCTTGGCAGAGGGAGATTTACGTATCGTGAAATGTCAAAAAGGGTCAGTGATGGCTGA
- a CDS encoding VC0807 family protein — MNQNKKAILDLVFYLVIPFLIWKFAKPYIDPYYAMLLSSVPGIIYTLYTFKKEKQFNVTGFFILITLISNTTVDLLSGSAERMLWNDAYYHIVLGIIVICTIFIKKPLMLYFAADIAALQGHDRDKSRELYRDSRIYPALQYLTLFFGLQFILKSFLKIYFISVFGVDGYGEMRAIMTAVGWGISICIGIGFVWVNNKIHAVTEEKESVQ; from the coding sequence ATGAATCAAAATAAAAAAGCTATATTAGATCTTGTCTTTTATCTCGTAATCCCATTCCTCATTTGGAAATTTGCAAAACCTTATATCGATCCTTATTACGCGATGTTACTTTCCTCTGTCCCAGGAATTATTTATACACTGTACACCTTTAAAAAAGAAAAGCAGTTTAACGTGACAGGATTCTTTATTTTAATTACACTCATTTCTAATACAACGGTAGATTTATTATCCGGATCAGCTGAACGAATGCTGTGGAACGATGCGTATTATCACATCGTACTCGGCATTATCGTCATATGTACAATATTTATAAAAAAACCACTTATGTTATATTTCGCAGCAGATATTGCCGCATTGCAAGGCCATGACCGTGATAAAAGTCGTGAACTATATCGTGATAGTCGTATCTATCCAGCACTACAATATTTAACACTATTTTTCGGGCTGCAATTCATATTAAAAAGCTTCTTAAAAATTTATTTCATCTCTGTTTTCGGTGTAGATGGCTACGGTGAAATGAGAGCGATTATGACTGCTGTCGGCTGGGGCATTTCTATTTGTATCGGCATAGGGTTCGTATGGGTAAACAATAAAATACATGCTGTTACAGAAGAAAAAGAATCCGTACAGTAA